Genomic segment of Vibrio celticus:
AAAATTATAGGTGAGGATAGCCAATGTACACTGCAGAGCAGAAAGCACGAATTAAATGGGGTTGCCGTCGCGGCATGTTAGAACTTGATGTAGTCATCATGCCATTTTTCGAAGAGTGTTTTGATTCATTGCAAGAGCAGGAACAGCGCGAGTTTGTTTCTCTATTAGAGTGTGATGACCCAGATTTGTTTACTTGGGTAATGGGACACGGACGCAGTGAAAACCTAGGCCATGCATCAATGGTTGATAAAATTGTCGCACACAACCTCAGCAAGGTTCGTTAAGCTTCAGCTTAACCCTTCGTATTCCGCATTATTTGCAAAAGGCACTATTTTTGGGTGCCTTTTGTTTTTCATCGTCCTGTCTTC
This window contains:
- a CDS encoding FAD assembly factor SdhE → MYTAEQKARIKWGCRRGMLELDVVIMPFFEECFDSLQEQEQREFVSLLECDDPDLFTWVMGHGRSENLGHASMVDKIVAHNLSKVR